A window of Gossypium raimondii isolate GPD5lz chromosome 7, ASM2569854v1, whole genome shotgun sequence genomic DNA:
CTCTATAtgttttcgttttgagcaatttaattttttttatattttttctaactttcctttttacttttttattttccattctcttctgcttctccctctattttcctcccttctccatttcttttaacatagtttttctatattttccatttattaaaactagtccctatactttttttttgaacaatttaattttttcgagtgaggTGAGTTTGTGGACTAGTATTAACAAATAGAAagcatagaaaaactatgttaaaagaaatgaagaaggaaGGGAAACAAAGGGAGAAGCTGAAGAGAAcggaaaataaatgaaaaagaaaaaaagaaagttaaaagaacataaaagaaaaataaataaattgctcaaaatggaaaaatatagggaccaattgtagaatttaacctaaaattttcatttgaaataatgatttaacgtgccacgtcagcttaccgttacaccgttaatgATAATTAACggtttagtgactaaaatgttataatacGACAatttaagtgactaaaacgtaacctttcaaacataagtgactaaaatgtaacccgaggtaacaaaagtgactattttgatagtttaccctattaaatattatgaaagttttagaaaaatatataacaacATACTCAAttttagaataatgattaaaataattaaaaatattataaaaggaaaattataaaaaaattataaaattactcttcttattttttctaACACATTGTCTGTATCATATATTAGCTCATCCTTATCAATTTCACTCGCATCATTCTTTGTTAACTACTATTAATCACTTTAAGCCACCAAACACTAAAATCATCGTCACTCAAACTCCTTACTCAGTCCCCACACAAGTTCGATCACAATCACACTTCAatctctccattttctttttaccaaaaccaaatacTCCATAcctacaaaataacaaaaatatctataatttttataattttataacttttaaatatttttcatgatttttattattatcaatttttaataccTTTAGAagttttttatcatttttatataatttttgtaacttcttaataatttattttaatattctcattattttatatattttacaatatttcaatattttttaaaaaattaggcctaaatgttaaaataactctttacaaaattattaaaaatcaattaggCCCTCCATGTCATCCTTTTTTTTCAAGCCGGCTTGCTATGTTATCATTTCTTACATCAACTATCACGTCAAGTtgttattttaacatttaacggTTTGTCAAGGATTTTGATCAAAAAATGAATTCAATGGGTTCAATTGAGaacatttcataattcaaaaGACTCAACTAGTGTTGTTtcgataaaaaaaatagttatttttaaattattttacgagtACTTATTCaacattttagcttaatttttaaaagtaggAGGTTATAAGccaattaaatattatttcagtTGACATGGTTGCTAATCTGGCAATTTTGAGGTTCAAAAACACTTAACCACGGTTTCAAAGGATGATGAGTACGTAATttataaattgcataaaaataaaatatgtaaacaaatttaatcttattctataattgacatttaaaaaagaaattatcaaccaagatatttagtatatatatattttttgtacattttaaagaaatttagcAATAGcttacaattataataaaaatctatttacAATTCAAGCAAAGTTAAATAGATAGGATTTTAGGTGAATATGTATAGATGgagtaattttgaattttgaatatacACTGTAAAATagatatgaaaaaatatagataaattcAATCGTGTGTAAAAATTACAATGCTATTGTAATAtcctaattttataaattttaaaaatctctCTGTGATGAGTTAATAACAGATAAAATATAACTCGACTTGTAATTTATTAGTCAAGTGTTCAACTTTCTTAAGAATAGTTTGAGTTTGGATCATAGTTGTACAAGTATTTTAAAAACGTAATAATTTAAGACAAGTATAgtttaatttagaaattataataacattttactcttaatttttaaatatataatataaaattataatgatgttgttgtctttatttatttttttataattttaaacttttatcaattaaattagtgTCACTTAACTCGTAGCACAAAATTCGGTTAGGtgtattataacaaataaatcaCGGTAGTCGACATTAGGAGTACCAACAAGTATGTGccctttcaattttaaatcaataCCAAGTGGTTTAAACATTCTCATGGTTAAAGTTTCATTGTGTTTCTGACGTTTTGATCAATATTAATGATGAGTTAGTGcagaattttgattttaaactaattttttatctaagttattttttatttttataattatatttaaaatataatataataatttaattaagttatcgaacttaattaatatttttaaaatatataattaaagtatatttacatgtatataatataaataatacaccAATATGCATCCATACCAATATATATTaataccaaaacaaaaatattagttacaattatattaatactaaattaaaaatattaaattcacataccaatatatatatagaccAACAAGCCttgaatgtaattataaaacatattgcTCTCAAAGTTAGGATAAGAGGGATAGACCACTATTTTCAGAATCAAATTAGACCCGTTGGGGTATTGGTCCGAAATAAGAGATTGAATTGACTAACCCACGAACCAATTGGATCGGTTGAATTGGAAACTAGTGATTTGATTGGTTTGATCACTAgtttgattctaaaaattttagagtagacataaatttcaaaaagattAGTTTTCATCAACCATAAAATGAGCATGGAAGAGAATTAACAAAAAGACCCCTCCAATCTCTCTCAATTTTGATACTGAACAAATTGGTCCCTCTCAAGAAATcgaatcaatttaattattgtcaattttgaaagtaagCAACTAAGAACAATTAGTTACAACGTTAATGgttttcatcaattttacataaatttgattggataataacaaatttagctctcataatttacccattttatcaatttggtcataagttaacaaatttagctcacaataaatttgtaaatgttaaggctaaatttgttttttttaatcaagaccaatttaacaaaatatgtaaatatcaagggctaaatttgttattataccaatcaaaattattcacAAACATTAAACTCAAATTGCTTCAATTTtgagagggactaatttgctcaatttGGAAACTGAGAGGGAGTGGAGAGATTTTTTTTACCAAGAAAATTTATCCATTAGAAAAACAAGTATATTTAAAAGGGGGAAAATAGAAGGAAATTGGAAATTGGAATGATAAATTTGACGGAACAactttctttataattttgttacAATAAAAGGTGAAGTGCGAATTTGATTCGTAAGTCGGCTAATGAATGTGGACCGAAGCGAGCTTGTAAACCAAGCAACAACAACTCAGACACTTGCTCCCTTAACGAAATTTCCTGCTCAACGACCATGCTTCGACTCAGCCTGCTAACCTTGTTGGTACTATTGGGATCCGGGCTAACCCGACGAGTCACCTCGCACGAGGAATCTGGAGAGTGGAGTTGCGAGTCAAACTCGGAGATCCAAGTCCTGGCGGACTTCGCCCCTGGAGTCATCACCCTCGATGGTCACGCCGATGACTGGAAAGACATTGATGGGTTCGACTTCTCTCTCCTCCCTGCTCTTGACCCACACGAGGATCATGAGTACAAAGATGGGAAAATGACGGTCAAGGTATTGCTATTGCTTGgatttcaaaacaaatgaacaaCATTTGACCATGAGTTTTGATGCAAACGCTTTTGTGGGGATTGTCTTAGGCTGTACACGATGGAAATGATGTCTTCTTCTTGTTGCAAGTCGATGGGGACTATGCATACACCAAAGGGTAAGCTTCTTTATTATTAGAACTAGATTTAGTTTCTTTTTGGACGGGTTAGCCATTATGATTCGAACCCCTGAATATGTTGGTCTTTTAATACTGTTTAAGATGTCCAATAAAGTTGGATATCTGGTGCCTCACGCGAATAATTAGAAAAGGAAGCTTATTAAATTATCATCTTTGCTTTATGCATCAAGATATGTggtattagttttaattttatttcctctCTGTTGTGTAAATTGAATAGCGAGCATTTTTAGCTGAATCTGTAGCCACGCGCTGACTTTTCTATGTTAAATCCTTATGGCTAACCAGTTTTTCACTCTTCAATGCAGGGATAACGTGAAATGTCCATCTGTAGCTCTCATGTTTCAAATCGGTGACGATGCTACGTATCATGATGTCAGTTTTTAAATCTTGTGCTATTTTTATCTTACTTTATTATTCTTTGTTAGTTTCTCCTTTGTTGCAAGGATGAAAGTTGAGAAAGTTTACTGTGGTTCAAGATGGGTGGCTGTAAAGAACCAAGGGACTCTTGTACTAACAAGACTTGCAAAGGTCATGAAGTTGACATTATGCACTTTTCTATTGGAAATGCTATACCTGGAAGGCTTTACGGTGGCAACCCCATAGATAACAGAGATGGAAATGGAGGTGACAGGTAATGTAGTACAACATTGTTTGGAGTAGTACAATGAATCCTTAGCCTTCACAATAGTAAAGTGAAACAATGTACTTTTCTGGCAAAATGTTCTGGAACTTAGTATTTGATGATAACACTTTTAATTGCCGACAGGTTTGGTCATTTGGTTGATGTGTATGCTTGGAACCCGCACTGTAGATACCTTGATGGAATGGGACCTTCTGGTAAATTATAAGATCCTCTAATCTTATTGGCCAGCTTTTGagtattatatttgattttttgagatGAAAATGATGGGACTTCCTTTGAGCACGGCAAAATAAAGTGGGATGAGGCACTAAAGAAAGTGACTACAAGGGTCATCAAGTTGTCATAGAATGAGAACAACTCccaaaagtcaaaaaattatcttttatgaGACATTAGATTGCTTTCTTAATGGATATGGCACTCACTAGAAGGAACTTTTTGAAGATCTTGAAGCattaataacttatttaatgacattaaaTCATCAAGATGGCAatcaacaattatttttaatctgaTTGACTATGCTTGTCTATCATTTTAATGCATTCTGATAGCAATCATCTTGCCCTTATACTGCTTTAAGTGTTGAAATACCTTTTTATCGCTCTCTGTACTTTTCTTTGTTGCCTTCAACTTCTTCTTTAAGTGCCTTCAACTAGGATCAAGTTACTCATTCCAATTGTTGCTTGTTTTTCCTATCTTGTGTtattttgagaaggaaaagAATTATGGGGATAGGATAATCTAGTTGTTTTATCATTGTTTTAAGTTTCTTCCAATTTCCAACTCATAACTTCGTAGGACAAATTATGCCCCTTTTTATCTTACctaagatattattttaatcttatttcgTATCACCGTCTCCACGCATTTCTGGCTTATCAGATTCTCAATTCAACGACTTTTGGTAGTAGACTGAAAATTCCTACTGTTagattatatttctttttcgaACCATTGCATACGAATATAAGagttcttttctcttctttataCATGAATCTCATGATCCACTCTAGCTAGAAGGAGATGGTTTGTCTTGACTTTGAAACTTGTGAATCCCTTACGCAAACTATGCTGGTTTACGAGTCTAAATGCTGCATTTCTAAGCCTGCAATAGTTCCCTGCTTCCTGCCGTACTCTATATTAGTTTTCTATTCTAGGGGTATGCTTTACAAGAAAGCTAGTGGATTCTTATTGGTgcttttaattattgattggcTTTGAGATAGGTACTAGATAAAACGAAAAATTAGTAACTTTTATTTCTCTTGTGGCTTTATTTAGTATCTTTAACTGATGATGGCTTCCTTCTCTCTTTGTCCTTTCTTCACCCCTGCCCCCTTTAAAAGCTATTGgtttttaatatagtttttatttcctcatttttttaaattaataagattTATCCTTCTTCACTGTTAGGAAATGATTCTAGTGCACAAAATGACTGGAAAGGGGCATGGTGGCACAGTAGCTTCACAGTTCATTCAGGTAACTTAAGTATTGTGATTATATACTAATGGAGTTGAAGATCTTGGTTTTACATCTCTGATATCATAAGTTCAAAAATCAGTTCAGATGCATTGCTTACTTTTGCTGGGTGATATTTATTAGAAAGTTAGCATATCCGGTACAAAAATGGAATGGTTAGGTAGGCTGATATGCATTTCTACAAGCCAGTGGTCCATATGCATGTTTCAATGTCCTCAAACCTTCTGGGTTGTGATTGCTCCTTTTGCATGTTTTTAGGCATTAGATAGGAAAATTTCCATGCATCAAGTTGAGCATTATATTCTGcaacaaaataacaaatgaaCTTGGTTTATTGTATTTTCTAAATGTAGAGGATGATTTTATTCTCAACTGTGTTTTTGTTAGCATCGTCACTATTGGTCAAttagtttcctttttttttggttctgtGTATGCTTAATCAATATTGTGCTCTAGTGTCTTAGGGAGTCGGTGTGAATACATTTTTCTAATTCTCAATGGTAAACTTACTTTTAACAGGTTTTGTGGAGGATGACAGCCCTTTTTCCACGGGAGGTCAGAAGGGAACTTATTATTTCGAATTTTCTAGGCCTTTAAGAACCATGGATCGTCTTCAACAGGTTTGACAATAATCTTCTGCCTTTAGGCTTTTAACTACTTGCATTAAATGTTAACAAATGTAAGCCccattttttgtgtttatggctaaattattttaatcatgtaCATTATGATGTATTTGTGTTGTTTCTGTTGCTTGTCAAACAAACTTGATCATGGATCATGGATTCAAAATTGTTTGTCCTTACTATAGGTTGATTTAACATGAATTATTGGAGCCCCTTCTCCCATTGACCTTGCCAGAGAATCTAAGATCCacttttattgaaaaatgtttccatattttctaattttctttttgggcATGTACTGGAATGGACCTTGGGCTGCTTAAGGGTTAGCTTTCTCCCATCTCATAATCCACCTCTCTCCCCCCCCCCTCCCCCCAAACTAAATGGCTTATTGATAAGTTtttatggtttaggatttatgATCTTCTTCTAAGTAGAATTCACTCAGATCATATTAGTGTAATTGCTtctagttaattttttatatgtgaatttaagaCTATTTTTTGCTTCATTTAAGAGGTAAAGCAAATAAACATGTAAACCCACTGCAAGGAAACCTCGGCTCTCtcatttaatcacataataCTGTAAGCTCCTTGTATAAGATGACCTCATGACCCCCCATGTACCCAACGTGGACCTTGCTTTCAGCTGAGTTTATTGTTTTAtctcaaaaaagaaaacagcaTACTCACTTTACTCCTATTCTATGCTACCTTCCTTAGCAGAAGGCCggtgtttaaaatgaaaataaaatatattagaattCTGATGTCAAAACATAAATGGTAATGCTTCGGTTCATTTCTGTTAAAGCTATTTACCTTATCATAACAGCCAGACATGAGTAACTTCTATATTGCATTGCAGGATGTTCAGTTCACAATAGGTGGATCAAGCAAGATGTCGGTTGCACTCTGGTATCCGGTTGACGGGAATCCATGGAGTGGATCTGGACACTATACTATTAACTGCGATTGGGTGTCGTTTGATATTGCTTCAGGTGGTTCTAAGCTAACCAAGTCTGTGAAATCAAGCAGCTCCTGGGATGCTGCCTCTgccttttctcttttattctcAGTAGCAGCTCTTTGTGTGGCTATATTTGTGGCGTATCAGGTTTCAAG
This region includes:
- the LOC105794886 gene encoding uncharacterized protein LOC105794886 yields the protein MLRLSLLTLLVLLGSGLTRRVTSHEESGEWSCESNSEIQVLADFAPGVITLDGHADDWKDIDGFDFSLLPALDPHEDHEYKDGKMTVKAVHDGNDVFFLLQVDGDYAYTKGDNVKCPSVALMFQIGDDATYHDMGGCKEPRDSCTNKTCKGHEVDIMHFSIGNAIPGRLYGGNPIDNRDGNGGDRFGHLVDVYAWNPHCRYLDGMGPSGNDSSAQNDWKGAWWHSSFTVHSGFVEDDSPFSTGGQKGTYYFEFSRPLRTMDRLQQDVQFTIGGSSKMSVALWYPVDGNPWSGSGHYTINCDWVSFDIASGGSKLTKSVKSSSSWDAASAFSLLFSVAALCVAIFVAYQVSRPKNIPFTPMENL